From Nitrospirota bacterium, a single genomic window includes:
- a CDS encoding type IV toxin-antitoxin system AbiEi family antitoxin: protein MNRVKQTGNDIIKEARKCLESALSEIPFVEIKEIKSNVRLDKREVDLIVKVLVSGKPAKFIVEVKSQGEPRMTRMAAAQINSFTKNYPDSYGIFIAPYLSDASRQICKEARIGCIDLAGNAFLSFKNIFIDRSGRPNPFAFTRISRSVFSTKSSRVLRVLLSEPTKRWFVETMSKEAGISIGLVSKVKKALLEKEWIKEEKRKFYLVKPEDVLNEWVNNYSYIKNQSFSFYSGLSGIQLEEEIKKACDKRKWQYGLALFSGARKIAPFVRFLRFFAYIDGDIEVIANSLQFKRVETGPNVTLLQPYDEGVFYGLRDINGINVVSDIQLYLDLKSYKGRGEEAAQAILEQKLRPKW, encoded by the coding sequence ATGAACAGAGTGAAACAAACAGGAAACGACATAATAAAAGAGGCCCGAAAGTGTCTTGAGTCTGCCCTTTCAGAGATTCCTTTTGTTGAAATAAAAGAGATAAAGTCGAATGTCAGGCTTGATAAGAGAGAAGTTGATCTTATAGTAAAGGTTCTCGTTTCTGGAAAACCAGCCAAATTTATTGTTGAAGTTAAATCTCAGGGCGAACCACGAATGACAAGAATGGCGGCTGCCCAGATCAATAGTTTTACCAAGAACTATCCTGATTCCTACGGGATATTTATCGCCCCCTATCTCAGTGATGCAAGCAGACAGATATGTAAAGAGGCGAGAATAGGATGTATAGACCTTGCCGGGAATGCCTTTCTGTCCTTCAAAAATATCTTTATTGATAGAAGCGGAAGGCCAAATCCATTTGCTTTTACACGCATTTCAAGGTCTGTATTCTCAACAAAATCGAGCCGTGTTCTGCGGGTATTACTTTCAGAGCCGACTAAAAGATGGTTCGTTGAAACCATGTCTAAAGAGGCAGGAATCAGTATTGGACTGGTCTCAAAAGTCAAAAAAGCTCTCCTTGAGAAAGAATGGATTAAGGAAGAAAAGAGGAAGTTTTATCTCGTTAAACCTGAGGATGTTCTCAATGAGTGGGTTAATAATTACTCTTATATAAAGAATCAGAGCTTCTCTTTCTATTCAGGCCTCTCCGGAATCCAGCTTGAAGAGGAAATTAAGAAGGCTTGTGATAAAAGAAAGTGGCAGTATGGCCTGGCATTATTTTCAGGGGCACGGAAAATTGCCCCATTTGTTAGATTCTTGAGGTTCTTTGCCTATATTGATGGCGATATTGAGGTTATAGCAAATTCTCTCCAGTTTAAAAGAGTAGAGACTGGTCCGAATGTGACACTCCTTCAACCATACGATGAAGGTGTCTTTTACGGTCTACGAGATATAAATGGAATTAATGTTGTTTCAGACATTCAACTTTATCTCGACCTGAAAAGCTATAAAGGGCGCGGTGAAGAGGCGGCACAGGCGATACTTGAACAAAAATTAAGGCCGAAATGGTAA
- a CDS encoding DUF2283 domain-containing protein, producing MKIIYDPDTDTLSLIFREEDIAESDEIREGVIIDYSKDGKIVSMEILDASEQISDAGKSLFPNLRKICEICGQMQSLLLSF from the coding sequence ATGAAGATTATATACGATCCGGATACTGATACATTAAGCCTGATTTTCAGAGAGGAAGATATAGCTGAAAGCGATGAGATAAGAGAAGGCGTGATCATAGATTACAGTAAAGACGGCAAAATCGTGTCCATGGAGATCCTTGATGCTTCAGAACAGATATCTGATGCGGGTAAATCTCTTTTCCCCAATCTGCGGAAAATCTGCGAAATCTGCGGCCAGATGCAGTCTTTACTTCTCTCCTTTTAA
- a CDS encoding DUF2283 domain-containing protein, which produces MEKITITYDKVGNTLDVWFEEPRPCINEEVGNGVIIKKDKNGEIIGFEKINYLKKDRPEDVKSIPFEVSIV; this is translated from the coding sequence ATGGAAAAAATAACAATTACATATGACAAGGTTGGAAATACGCTGGATGTCTGGTTTGAAGAACCAAGGCCCTGTATTAACGAAGAGGTCGGAAACGGGGTTATTATCAAAAAGGATAAAAACGGAGAGATCATCGGCTTTGAGAAGATAAACTATCTCAAAAAGGACAGACCAGAGGATGTTAAGTCCATACCATTTGAAGTTTCTATTGTATAA
- a CDS encoding DUF4258 domain-containing protein: MRLNALKDCIIIEDYDMKGRPLPGCLVLGYTASLPVHSVIAVDRELDRVFMITVYKPSAERWENGWKKRKK; this comes from the coding sequence CTGCGGCTTAATGCATTAAAAGATTGTATCATAATAGAAGATTATGATATGAAAGGCAGGCCCCTTCCTGGCTGCCTTGTGCTCGGATATACGGCGTCTCTGCCTGTGCATTCGGTAATAGCCGTTGACAGGGAGCTTGACCGGGTATTCATGATCACGGTTTATAAACCTTCTGCGGAGAGGTGGGAAAATGGCTGGAAGAAAAGAAAAAAATAA
- a CDS encoding type II toxin-antitoxin system MqsA family antitoxin, producing MAGRKEKNKTRKCPLCGGEMSDGMTAAPFFINDRVIVIKDVPAEVCGDCGEAYMKSHVVDRIEALLDRLEDLHSEVSIVHYKAA from the coding sequence ATGGCTGGAAGAAAAGAAAAAAATAAAACAAGGAAGTGTCCCCTATGCGGTGGGGAAATGAGTGACGGCATGACAGCAGCGCCTTTCTTTATCAACGACAGGGTTATTGTTATCAAAGATGTGCCTGCCGAGGTCTGCGGAGACTGTGGAGAGGCATATATGAAAAGCCATGTTGTTGACAGGATCGAGGCTCTACTTGACAGGCTTGAAGACCTTCATTCGGAAGTCTCTATCGTTCATTACAAAGCAGCTTAA